A single Arachidicoccus sp. BS20 DNA region contains:
- the dnaA gene encoding chromosomal replication initiator protein DnaA: protein MSKTAESVWANCLDIIKDIVEWQHFKTWFEPIVPLQLKDNVLLIQVPSNFFYEYLEEHYVSLLAKTLKRQLGRDARLEYRIMIDSGNTTDKGYMKVPSGEEKTHANTLVLPMKINDTNGLNPFIVPGIKRMQIDPQLNSEDTFEKFVEGDCNRVARRAGKTVAEKPGNNSFNPLFIYGGSGLGKTHLLHAIGNEVKKLHPNKVVLYVSSEKFINQFQHHSRNNQINDFINFYQLIDVLLIDDVQFFNRAEKSQDAFFAIFNHLQQSGKQLVLTSDKAPKDLDGLQERLLSRFRWGLSADVQVPDYETRIEIFEQKMREEGLEMPKEVVKYVAYNLTSNVRELRGALISLLAQSSLNKRDIDIDLAKKVLRNIIKTNNKEVTIDAIQKMVCEYFDVPYNRLLEKTRKREVVQARQITMYLSKTFTKNSLKTIGEHFGGRDHTTVIHSCQTVKDLMDTDSVFKENVMELTQKVQLASM from the coding sequence ATGAGTAAAACGGCGGAATCTGTTTGGGCAAATTGTCTCGATATAATTAAGGACATTGTTGAATGGCAGCATTTTAAAACCTGGTTTGAGCCAATTGTACCCTTGCAGTTAAAAGACAACGTTTTGCTGATACAAGTACCCAGTAATTTTTTCTACGAATACCTGGAAGAACATTATGTGTCGCTACTTGCAAAAACCCTGAAACGCCAGCTGGGTCGCGATGCGCGGCTCGAATATCGCATCATGATAGATAGCGGCAATACGACCGATAAAGGATACATGAAAGTTCCATCGGGCGAAGAAAAAACGCATGCCAACACCTTGGTTTTACCTATGAAAATCAATGATACAAACGGGCTGAATCCATTCATTGTACCGGGTATAAAACGAATGCAGATTGACCCGCAACTCAATTCCGAGGATACTTTTGAAAAATTCGTAGAAGGAGATTGTAACCGCGTGGCAAGGCGTGCAGGAAAGACCGTTGCCGAAAAACCGGGCAACAATTCCTTCAATCCATTGTTCATTTATGGCGGTTCCGGGTTGGGGAAAACGCACCTGCTTCATGCAATAGGCAATGAAGTAAAAAAGTTGCATCCGAACAAAGTAGTCCTGTATGTGAGTAGTGAAAAATTTATCAATCAGTTCCAGCATCATAGCCGTAATAATCAAATAAATGATTTTATTAATTTCTATCAGTTGATAGACGTGTTGCTGATTGATGATGTTCAATTTTTCAATCGTGCAGAAAAAAGCCAGGACGCATTTTTTGCCATCTTCAACCATTTGCAGCAAAGTGGAAAGCAATTGGTATTAACATCGGATAAGGCTCCAAAAGATTTGGACGGCTTGCAGGAAAGGTTACTAAGCCGTTTCCGTTGGGGATTGAGCGCAGATGTTCAGGTGCCGGATTATGAAACACGTATCGAAATATTTGAACAAAAGATGCGCGAAGAAGGACTGGAAATGCCGAAAGAAGTGGTAAAGTATGTGGCATATAATCTTACAAGCAATGTGCGTGAACTGCGCGGAGCGTTGATTTCTTTGTTGGCACAGTCTTCTCTCAATAAAAGAGACATAGATATTGATTTAGCAAAAAAGGTTTTGCGCAATATTATTAAAACCAACAATAAAGAAGTTACCATTGATGCCATCCAAAAAATGGTGTGTGAATATTTCGATGTTCCTTACAATCGCCTTTTAGAGAAAACGCGTAAACGAGAAGTGGTACAGGCAAGGCAAATTACCATGTATCTTTCTAAAACATTTACCAAGAACTCCTTAAAAACCATTGGCGAGCATTTTGGCGGGCGCGACCATACTACCGTTATTCATAGTTGCCAAACCGTGAAAGACTTAATGGATACCGATAGCGTTTTTAAAGAAAATGTAATGGAACTTACACAAAAAGTTCAGCTTGCTTCGATGTAA
- a CDS encoding helix-turn-helix domain-containing protein, with amino-acid sequence MYQYESNYKKLGYQLVTPANVDEINIPSFRPYIKVLLVPKGYSLTVDFNVYETVKPALFFINANQLLNILKADGGTAHMLYYNRDFYCVQIHDAEVACDGLLFNNIFQIPKTELSTSENGIVKRIFDNIIEELALGDIHSEEMIRIRLKEMIIHATRLWKKQNLSIGKEHTINADTEMVRNFGRLVEIHFREKHTVADYADLMGMAPKTLTNKFNKLKLDNPNEFIKNRILLEAKRLLAYTELSVKEIAYELGYDDPAYFNRLFAQKTKIAPAGFRKGFV; translated from the coding sequence ATGTATCAATACGAATCTAATTATAAAAAGTTAGGGTACCAGCTGGTAACACCTGCAAACGTTGATGAGATAAACATTCCGTCTTTTCGCCCATACATTAAGGTGTTGCTGGTGCCGAAGGGTTACAGCTTAACGGTAGATTTTAATGTATATGAAACTGTAAAGCCTGCACTGTTTTTTATTAATGCCAATCAGTTGTTGAATATTTTAAAAGCAGATGGCGGTACGGCACACATGCTCTACTATAACCGGGATTTTTATTGCGTGCAGATTCATGATGCGGAAGTCGCTTGCGATGGTTTGCTGTTTAATAATATCTTCCAGATTCCGAAAACGGAATTATCGACTTCCGAAAACGGAATCGTAAAAAGAATATTTGATAATATTATAGAAGAGCTTGCGTTAGGAGACATACACTCAGAAGAGATGATTCGTATTCGCCTTAAAGAAATGATTATACACGCAACACGCCTTTGGAAAAAACAAAATCTTTCAATAGGGAAGGAACATACTATAAACGCCGATACCGAAATGGTTAGAAATTTCGGGCGTTTGGTCGAAATACATTTCAGGGAAAAACATACGGTAGCTGATTATGCAGACTTAATGGGTATGGCGCCAAAAACGCTGACAAACAAATTCAATAAATTGAAGTTGGACAATCCAAACGAATTTATCAAGAATCGTATTCTGCTGGAAGCAAAGCGGCTGCTGGCTTATACAGAGCTTAGCGTAAAAGAAATTGCTTACGAATTGGGATATGACGACCCGGCTTATTTCAACCGGTTATTTGCACAAAAAACAAAGATTGCGCCGGCAGGCTTTCGTAAAGGTTTTGTATAA
- a CDS encoding OsmC family protein: protein MKRKATAVWNGNIKEGNGHLTTQSTVLNKTQYSFNSRFAEGIGTNPEELLAAAHAGCFTMKLSLDLTQAGYTPESLETESVITLDNGKITKSELYLKAKVPGIPEEAFRQIAAGAEKNCPVSNAFNFEIALEAILVA, encoded by the coding sequence ATGAAACGCAAAGCTACCGCCGTTTGGAACGGCAATATTAAAGAAGGAAACGGTCATCTTACCACACAGAGTACCGTTTTAAACAAAACGCAATATTCATTTAACAGCCGTTTTGCAGAGGGAATCGGTACCAATCCTGAAGAGCTGCTGGCTGCAGCGCACGCGGGTTGTTTTACTATGAAGCTGAGTCTCGACCTTACACAGGCGGGTTATACACCTGAATCATTGGAAACGGAATCCGTTATTACATTGGACAACGGGAAAATTACAAAGTCGGAATTGTACTTAAAGGCAAAAGTGCCAGGTATTCCGGAGGAAGCATTCAGGCAAATTGCAGCGGGCGCAGAAAAAAACTGTCCCGTAAGCAATGCTTTCAATTTTGAAATTGCTTTGGAGGCAATTTTGGTTGCTTAA
- a CDS encoding alpha/beta hydrolase — translation MKQYILKSVFLSGISFLILNSSIMAQTTIPAEQDMNISKDIRAFLKVLNNSGGEPLETLSPKDARQVLIDAQKSVTYDYSDIEESEKTITEDGLTVKIHIVKPKGAKDGLPVFMFFHGGGWILGDYPTHKRLVRDLVVNSGAVAVFPDYTPSPEAHFPVAINQAYAATKWVSEHGDEIAVNGSKLAVAGNSVGGNMAAVVALMAKDKKGPKLLQQILLWPVTDADFSRESYDKYAQGRFLTTPLMKWMWDNYLPDAAARKNKYASPYQASLEELKGLPPALVQVAENDILHDEGVAYARKLDEAGVPTTITEYKGFIHDYGMLNPLSHIPAIQESIKQAAIVLHNALFTK, via the coding sequence ATGAAACAATATATTTTAAAATCAGTGTTTTTATCAGGTATTTCATTTTTAATCTTAAACTCTTCTATTATGGCACAGACGACCATTCCTGCAGAACAGGATATGAACATTTCAAAAGACATCAGGGCTTTCCTGAAAGTATTGAACAACAGCGGCGGAGAACCGCTGGAAACATTGTCTCCCAAAGACGCGCGTCAGGTACTTATCGACGCACAAAAATCCGTTACTTACGACTATTCCGATATTGAAGAATCGGAAAAAACAATTACCGAAGACGGATTGACTGTAAAAATCCACATTGTAAAACCTAAAGGCGCTAAAGATGGGTTGCCGGTATTTATGTTTTTTCACGGCGGCGGCTGGATATTGGGAGATTACCCAACGCATAAAAGACTGGTGCGAGATTTAGTAGTAAATAGCGGTGCGGTTGCAGTTTTTCCCGACTATACGCCTTCTCCGGAAGCTCACTTCCCTGTAGCAATCAATCAGGCGTATGCAGCTACCAAATGGGTATCTGAACACGGAGATGAAATTGCTGTGAATGGCTCTAAGTTAGCAGTTGCGGGTAATAGCGTTGGTGGAAACATGGCAGCTGTTGTCGCCTTGATGGCAAAGGACAAAAAAGGACCGAAATTGTTGCAGCAGATTCTCTTATGGCCCGTAACTGACGCGGATTTCAGCCGTGAATCCTATGACAAATATGCGCAGGGAAGATTCCTTACAACGCCATTAATGAAATGGATGTGGGATAATTATCTGCCGGATGCAGCAGCACGTAAAAACAAATACGCTTCTCCTTACCAGGCAAGTTTAGAAGAGCTGAAAGGATTACCGCCCGCATTGGTGCAAGTAGCAGAAAACGATATTCTTCATGATGAAGGAGTTGCCTATGCCAGGAAGCTGGATGAAGCAGGCGTTCCTACTACTATTACAGAATACAAAGGATTTATCCATGATTATGGTATGCTCAATCCGTTATCGCATATTCCTGCAATACAAGAATCAATTAAACAGGCGGCAATAGTACTGCATAATGCTTTGTTTACAAAGTGA
- a CDS encoding TCR/Tet family MFS transporter, producing the protein MSVSNEHIMRTSKNAAIGFIFVTLLIDAMGFGLIIPVLADLIAYLKKIPVNQASAYGGYLLAAFAITQFLFAPLIGNLSDRYGRRPVLLLSLFGFSVDYIIMALAPSYAWLFIGRIISGFTGASFTTAAAYIADISTPETRAKNFGMIGAAFGLGFVLGPALGGFLAAWGLRAPFYAASALCLLNCLYGYFFLPESLNKENRRAFDRKKANPFGALKFLTRHQEIGGLAFGYFMIYLGVQAIQSTWNFFTIYRFHWTEKMVGLSLTFVGVLIGGVQAGLTRVINPKLGDKNSIYLGLSLYVFGLVLFAFATQGWMLFVILIPYCLGGICGPSLQSVIAGHVASNQQGELQGALTALMSLTTIIGPLIMNDAFAYFTSDKAPFHFPGIHFLIGAVFMLLSILIVYKVLTREQRLKQEG; encoded by the coding sequence TTGTCTGTATCAAATGAACACATCATGCGCACATCTAAGAACGCTGCCATAGGTTTTATCTTTGTTACCTTATTGATTGACGCGATGGGTTTCGGACTCATTATTCCCGTATTAGCCGATTTGATTGCCTATCTGAAAAAAATTCCCGTAAACCAAGCCAGCGCATACGGCGGCTATCTTTTGGCAGCATTTGCTATTACACAATTTTTGTTTGCACCGCTAATCGGCAATCTCAGCGACCGGTATGGTCGCAGACCTGTGCTATTGTTATCCTTGTTCGGCTTCAGCGTAGATTATATTATTATGGCATTAGCGCCAAGCTATGCGTGGTTGTTTATCGGGCGCATTATATCCGGTTTTACAGGAGCGAGCTTTACCACAGCCGCTGCATATATTGCCGACATCAGCACACCGGAAACAAGAGCCAAAAACTTCGGTATGATAGGTGCGGCATTTGGTCTCGGTTTTGTGTTGGGTCCTGCGCTCGGCGGATTTTTAGCTGCCTGGGGCTTGCGTGCACCCTTTTATGCAGCGTCTGCATTGTGCTTGCTGAACTGCTTGTACGGATATTTTTTCTTACCGGAATCTCTAAACAAAGAAAACAGGCGCGCATTTGACCGGAAAAAAGCAAACCCTTTCGGTGCGCTAAAGTTTCTTACCCGGCATCAGGAAATCGGCGGACTTGCATTCGGCTACTTTATGATATACTTAGGTGTGCAAGCCATCCAAAGCACCTGGAACTTCTTTACTATTTACCGCTTTCACTGGACAGAGAAAATGGTAGGTCTTTCACTGACATTCGTAGGTGTACTGATTGGCGGCGTGCAAGCCGGACTTACAAGAGTTATCAATCCGAAATTAGGCGATAAAAACAGCATTTATCTGGGGCTTTCCCTCTATGTGTTTGGGCTTGTTTTATTTGCATTTGCTACGCAGGGATGGATGTTATTCGTGATTTTAATTCCATATTGTCTCGGCGGCATTTGCGGACCATCTTTACAATCGGTTATTGCAGGTCATGTTGCTTCAAATCAGCAAGGCGAACTACAAGGTGCGCTTACTGCCTTGATGAGCCTAACGACCATCATTGGTCCTTTGATTATGAATGATGCGTTTGCTTATTTTACTTCGGACAAAGCGCCATTTCATTTCCCGGGAATACATTTTTTGATTGGTGCAGTTTTTATGCTGTTGAGCATTCTAATCGTTTATAAAGTACTGACGAGAGAACAGAGATTGAAGCAGGAAGGATAA
- the der gene encoding ribosome biogenesis GTPase Der has product MGFTVAIVGRPNVGKSTFFNRLLEERKAIVDNISGVTRDRQYGETDWNGKHFNVIDTGGFVQGSEDIFEIEIAKQVKIAIEEADAVIFMTDAAAGLTDADETVANILRRSTKPVFLAVNKVDNNARLLDASEFYILGFENVFFISSISGSGSGELLDAVTALIDEKDGEEAPKDELPRIAIIGQPNVGKSSLLNALTGQERTIVSNIAGTTRDTIHTRYKLFQKDFILIDTAGIRKKNKEKDDLEFYSVIRAIKAMDEADTCLLLLDAEKGITAQDISIFALAARKGKGIVLLVNKWDLIEGKETNTARDYENELKKRIAPFVDVPIIFISAKEKTRIHKAIEIALEVCESKKQRIPTSKLNDVMLKAVEAYHAPVVRGHSIKIKYVMQLPTHVPSFAFFANFPDDIKTPYKNYLENQLRANFNFKGVPVRIFFRKK; this is encoded by the coding sequence ATGGGGTTTACAGTTGCAATAGTTGGTCGTCCGAATGTGGGAAAGAGTACATTTTTCAATCGTTTGCTCGAAGAGCGCAAAGCGATTGTGGACAATATCAGCGGCGTTACGCGCGACAGGCAGTATGGAGAAACCGACTGGAACGGCAAACATTTTAATGTGATTGACACAGGTGGTTTTGTGCAAGGTTCAGAAGATATTTTTGAAATAGAAATTGCCAAGCAGGTAAAAATAGCCATTGAAGAAGCCGATGCCGTCATTTTTATGACCGATGCTGCCGCGGGTTTAACCGATGCCGACGAAACTGTTGCCAATATTTTGCGCCGTTCTACCAAGCCGGTATTTTTGGCTGTGAACAAAGTGGATAACAATGCACGCTTACTTGATGCAAGCGAGTTTTATATTCTTGGTTTTGAAAATGTATTTTTTATCAGCAGTATCAGCGGAAGCGGAAGCGGAGAATTACTCGATGCTGTTACGGCTTTGATAGATGAAAAAGACGGCGAAGAAGCACCGAAAGACGAGCTGCCGCGCATCGCGATTATCGGGCAGCCGAATGTGGGAAAATCTTCGTTGCTCAATGCGCTTACGGGGCAGGAGCGTACCATTGTGAGCAACATTGCAGGCACTACGCGCGACACTATTCATACGCGTTACAAATTATTTCAGAAAGATTTTATTCTGATTGATACAGCAGGCATCCGTAAGAAAAATAAAGAAAAAGACGACCTTGAATTTTACTCTGTAATCCGCGCTATTAAAGCGATGGACGAAGCAGATACCTGTTTGCTTTTGCTGGATGCTGAAAAAGGAATTACGGCGCAGGATATCAGTATTTTCGCGCTTGCTGCACGCAAAGGAAAAGGCATTGTTTTGTTGGTAAACAAATGGGATTTGATTGAAGGAAAAGAAACCAACACTGCGCGCGATTATGAAAATGAATTGAAAAAACGCATTGCTCCGTTTGTGGATGTGCCGATTATTTTTATTTCTGCAAAGGAAAAAACACGCATTCATAAAGCGATTGAAATTGCTTTGGAAGTGTGCGAAAGTAAGAAGCAGCGCATACCTACAAGCAAGCTCAACGATGTAATGTTGAAAGCCGTCGAAGCGTATCATGCGCCTGTGGTGCGTGGACATTCCATCAAAATAAAATATGTGATGCAGTTGCCTACGCACGTACCGTCATTCGCATTCTTTGCCAATTTTCCCGACGATATTAAAACACCGTATAAAAATTATCTGGAAAACCAGTTGCGTGCCAACTTTAATTTCAAAGGCGTGCCTGTAAGAATCTTCTTCAGGAAGAAATAA
- a CDS encoding LTA synthase family protein: MKRINIPRSIKWLLILGVIFLILMTLTRIVQVSVFPKPDSDEIHLGSILWLGFRYDCRMVASACLLFFILSLIKPLNPFETKKGKILAFILWTVLIIWLLIFYIADFANYAYLDTRLNANVTDYAKDTKDALAMVWETYHVIWVLLGLIFGIVALNWIVRATYRRIKNKPISTNKPSRIVSSAVFFLLLALGIFGRAGQFPLRWSDAFTLGSDYASNMALNPFQSFFSSLKYTKSTYYDLQQVKQYYTPAITDFLGIKNIDTTKLNYTRTVTPDSTLSTKPNIVIVLCESFSYLKSSMSGNKLNPTPYFDSLTKQGVLFTRAFSPSYGTARGVWALLTGEPDTDPKNTTSRNPNAVNQHLIFDDFKGYDKYYFLGGSLSWANIRGVLENNIPGLKTYEQPDYDGPKINVWGVSDKVVFEKANEVFRKENKPFVSIIQTSDNHRPYTIPDADKDNFHLVNVSQKELLQNGYTSLAEFNAFRYTDYCFRNFIESAKKEPYFKNTIFVFVGDHGTKGDASRYYSKAWTDGDLVFMHVPLFFYAPAFLKPRQTSTFASQIDIFPTVAGLAKINYTNTTLGRDLFSNELKNDSTKAAAFIYNPMMNFIGIVKDSVFYSIGVDGQVPEQVWRIDNNNPVHLSDSARNYYHSLTEGIFSTGRYMILHNKQ, encoded by the coding sequence ATGAAGCGAATAAATATACCGCGTTCTATCAAATGGCTGCTTATTTTGGGCGTTATTTTTTTGATATTAATGACACTTACGCGCATAGTTCAAGTAAGCGTTTTCCCAAAACCGGACTCTGACGAAATACATCTCGGAAGTATCTTGTGGCTCGGCTTTCGTTACGATTGCAGAATGGTTGCATCCGCGTGCCTGCTGTTTTTCATTCTGTCATTGATTAAACCGCTAAATCCTTTTGAAACGAAAAAAGGAAAAATACTTGCTTTTATCCTGTGGACAGTTCTTATCATTTGGCTGCTCATATTCTATATTGCCGATTTTGCCAATTACGCATATCTCGATACCAGGCTAAATGCCAATGTAACGGACTATGCCAAAGATACCAAAGATGCACTTGCAATGGTGTGGGAAACCTACCACGTAATTTGGGTATTGCTGGGTTTGATTTTCGGAATCGTCGCACTCAACTGGATTGTAAGGGCAACATACAGACGTATTAAAAACAAGCCGATAAGCACAAATAAACCTTCGCGCATTGTTTCTTCCGCTGTATTCTTTCTCTTGCTGGCATTGGGAATTTTTGGTCGTGCAGGACAGTTTCCTTTACGCTGGAGCGATGCGTTTACTTTAGGCAGCGATTATGCGTCCAACATGGCGCTCAATCCGTTTCAGTCTTTTTTCAGCTCATTAAAATATACCAAAAGCACCTATTACGATTTGCAGCAAGTAAAGCAATATTATACACCTGCAATAACCGATTTCTTAGGTATTAAAAATATTGATACTACCAAACTAAACTATACAAGAACCGTAACGCCGGATAGCACATTAAGCACGAAACCCAACATTGTAATTGTGCTTTGTGAGTCATTCAGCTACTTAAAAAGTTCTATGAGTGGCAACAAGCTGAATCCCACGCCGTATTTTGACAGTCTTACCAAGCAAGGTGTTTTGTTTACAAGAGCTTTTTCTCCGTCTTACGGAACGGCACGCGGCGTATGGGCTTTGCTCACGGGCGAACCAGACACCGACCCGAAAAATACAACAAGCCGTAACCCGAATGCGGTAAACCAACATTTGATATTTGACGATTTTAAAGGCTACGACAAATATTATTTCTTAGGCGGAAGTCTTAGCTGGGCAAATATCCGCGGAGTTTTAGAAAATAATATTCCCGGTTTAAAAACGTATGAGCAACCGGATTATGACGGTCCCAAAATCAATGTGTGGGGTGTAAGCGATAAAGTGGTGTTTGAAAAAGCAAACGAAGTTTTTAGGAAAGAAAACAAACCTTTCGTTTCTATTATTCAGACTTCAGACAATCATCGTCCTTACACCATTCCTGATGCTGATAAAGATAATTTCCACCTGGTAAATGTATCTCAAAAAGAGCTGTTGCAAAACGGTTATACAAGCCTTGCCGAGTTCAATGCTTTTCGATATACCGATTATTGTTTCAGAAATTTTATCGAGTCGGCGAAGAAAGAACCTTACTTCAAAAACACCATTTTTGTATTTGTGGGCGACCATGGAACAAAAGGCGACGCATCGCGTTATTATTCCAAAGCGTGGACGGATGGCGACCTGGTATTCATGCACGTACCTTTATTTTTCTACGCACCGGCGTTTTTGAAGCCGCGACAAACAAGCACTTTTGCCTCGCAAATAGATATTTTTCCTACGGTTGCAGGCTTGGCAAAAATCAATTATACCAACACAACGCTCGGTCGCGATTTGTTTAGCAATGAACTTAAAAACGATTCTACCAAAGCTGCTGCATTTATCTATAATCCTATGATGAATTTCATCGGTATTGTAAAGGATTCTGTGTTTTATTCCATAGGCGTGGACGGGCAAGTACCCGAACAGGTTTGGCGTATTGACAATAACAATCCCGTGCATTTATCCGACTCTGCAAGGAATTACTATCATAGTTTAACCGAAGGAATTTTCAGTACAGGGCGTTATATGATTTTGCACAATAAGCAATAG
- a CDS encoding phosphatase PAP2 family protein, giving the protein MFLRAIENFDKNLFLKINTQWTNGFLDAVLPWWRNQNTWIPLYVFLFVFMILNAKNKTWLWLLFAIITITLSDQLNSHFLKYLFDRLRPCNDPVMRYLEILRIGSRPQSPSFPSSHAVNHFAMGVYFFITMKKYVGRWGWLFIFWAASVSYAQVYVGVHYPVDIFVGAIVGTCVGLFTSFIYMKYFEDKNLHFKNKPA; this is encoded by the coding sequence ATGTTTCTTCGTGCAATAGAAAATTTTGATAAAAATTTATTTCTCAAAATCAACACGCAATGGACAAACGGTTTTCTTGATGCCGTACTGCCTTGGTGGCGCAACCAGAATACATGGATTCCGCTGTATGTATTTCTTTTTGTTTTTATGATTCTAAACGCTAAAAACAAAACGTGGCTGTGGCTGTTGTTTGCAATTATTACTATTACGCTCAGCGACCAGCTTAACAGCCATTTTTTAAAATATCTGTTTGACAGGCTTCGCCCTTGCAACGACCCTGTGATGCGTTATCTGGAAATATTGCGGATTGGTTCGCGCCCGCAAAGCCCAAGTTTTCCTTCTTCGCACGCAGTAAACCATTTTGCAATGGGTGTTTATTTTTTTATCACAATGAAAAAATATGTCGGACGTTGGGGATGGTTGTTTATTTTTTGGGCGGCAAGTGTGAGCTACGCACAGGTGTATGTAGGTGTACATTATCCGGTAGATATTTTTGTGGGGGCGATTGTAGGGACTTGTGTAGGACTGTTTACTTCGTTTATCTATATGAAATACTTTGAAGATAAAAACCTGCATTTCAAAAATAAACCTGCATAA
- a CDS encoding aminotransferase class I/II-fold pyridoxal phosphate-dependent enzyme encodes MQTGIDKYLSQRLEERALAGNKRQLFLVEKGIDFFSNDYLGIATRNLKNFTETQTVSGSTGSRLLSGNSKDAMDLEKFLADFHQTESALLFNSGYDANLGLIASVANRHTTILYDELSHASIIDGIRLSFCKQSFRFKHNDSKDLEEKLIKYSKENLPVIVIIESVYSMEGDINPLEKIAALCEKYNAALIVDEAHATGVFGDKGEGIVQQFGLQKNVFARVHTFGKALGCHGAVVVGSKTLTDYLTNFARSFIYTTALPPHAIEAIKNSYQFIQNHSEERGKLHFNIQYFNQQKKNIRNFYWKKSSSSIQSLIVGNNELARLLANHCKEKRINISSILSPTVAKGEECIRICLHSFNTKEEIDLLLREISLIIINHID; translated from the coding sequence ATGCAGACAGGAATAGACAAATATTTATCGCAACGTTTGGAAGAAAGAGCGCTTGCAGGAAATAAAAGGCAATTGTTTCTTGTGGAAAAAGGCATTGATTTTTTCTCCAATGATTATCTCGGCATCGCCACAAGAAATCTGAAAAACTTCACTGAAACGCAAACTGTCTCAGGTTCTACAGGCTCTCGCTTGTTGTCCGGTAATTCAAAAGATGCGATGGATTTGGAAAAATTTCTCGCAGATTTTCATCAAACAGAAAGCGCTTTGTTGTTTAATTCAGGCTATGATGCGAATCTTGGTTTGATTGCTTCCGTTGCCAATCGTCATACGACTATTTTGTACGACGAGCTTTCTCACGCAAGTATTATCGACGGTATTCGGTTGAGTTTTTGTAAGCAAAGTTTTCGCTTTAAACACAATGACAGCAAGGATTTGGAAGAAAAATTAATAAAATATTCCAAAGAAAATTTACCTGTCATTGTTATTATAGAATCGGTTTATTCAATGGAAGGCGACATTAATCCTTTGGAAAAAATTGCTGCGCTTTGCGAAAAATACAATGCGGCTTTAATTGTGGATGAAGCGCACGCGACGGGCGTTTTCGGCGATAAAGGCGAAGGCATTGTGCAACAATTTGGTTTGCAAAAAAATGTTTTTGCGCGCGTGCATACTTTCGGAAAAGCGCTGGGTTGCCATGGTGCGGTTGTCGTTGGCAGTAAAACATTGACGGATTATTTAACCAATTTTGCGCGCTCATTTATTTACACAACTGCATTACCGCCGCACGCGATTGAAGCGATTAAAAACAGTTATCAATTCATACAAAATCATTCCGAAGAAAGGGGAAAATTACATTTCAACATTCAGTATTTTAATCAGCAAAAAAAAAATATCCGGAATTTTTATTGGAAAAAAAGTTCATCATCCATTCAAAGCCTCATCGTCGGAAACAATGAATTGGCGAGGCTTTTAGCCAATCATTGTAAAGAAAAAAGAATCAATATATCTTCTATTTTAAGTCCGACTGTGGCGAAAGGAGAGGAGTGCATTCGTATTTGCCTGCACAGTTTTAATACGAAAGAGGAAATTGATTTGTTGTTGAGAGAAATAAGTTTGATAATAATAAACCACATAGATTAA
- the bioD gene encoding dethiobiotin synthase yields MSKKIAILGIHTDAGKTVTSAIMTEALKADYWKPVQAGDLENSDSIKIKRWISNEQSVIHDEAIKLLMPASPHTAAAHENRKYNFKEFQIPQTENLLLIETAGGIYSPMDDENTMLDFVEYFGWETVLVCRNYLGSINHTLLSLEALKHRNIKVLALIVNGKRNESSESFIKNYSGVEHIIYVNELNEINQETIKKEAEEFVKQWNEL; encoded by the coding sequence ATGTCTAAAAAAATAGCGATACTTGGCATTCATACCGATGCAGGAAAAACAGTTACTTCCGCAATCATGACCGAAGCGTTGAAAGCCGATTACTGGAAACCAGTGCAGGCGGGCGATTTGGAAAATAGCGACAGTATAAAAATCAAGCGATGGATTTCCAATGAGCAATCTGTCATTCACGATGAAGCGATAAAATTGTTAATGCCGGCATCGCCGCACACGGCAGCCGCGCATGAAAACAGGAAGTATAATTTCAAAGAATTTCAAATTCCGCAAACAGAAAATTTATTATTAATAGAAACCGCAGGCGGCATTTATTCCCCGATGGATGATGAAAATACCATGCTCGATTTTGTGGAATATTTTGGTTGGGAAACTGTGTTGGTTTGCAGAAATTATTTGGGCAGCATCAATCATACTTTACTCTCTTTGGAAGCGCTGAAACACAGAAATATCAAGGTTTTGGCATTAATCGTCAATGGAAAAAGAAATGAAAGTTCGGAATCCTTTATTAAAAATTATTCGGGAGTTGAACACATTATTTATGTGAATGAATTGAATGAAATTAATCAGGAAACTATTAAAAAAGAAGCTGAAGAATTTGTGAAGCAATGGAATGAATTATGA